The genomic DNA GACGACGATCCGGCGGTTCGGCCAGGGACCGCTGTCGCGCGTCTCCGCGCTGGTCTACACCCTGCTGGTGGTCGAGCTCCTGCTGCTGGCCACCACCCTGCCCGGCCTGATCGGGCTCGTCCTGCTCGGCCGCGACGCCGCCAACGTCCCGCTGGCCGCGGTGTGCGCGCTCCCGGCCGGCCCGGCGCTGTCCGCCGCGCTGTACGCGGTGCACCGCCGCAGGCTGGACCTGACCGACCTGCACCCGGCGTCCGCGTTCCGGCGCGGCTACCGGATGAACGTCCGCGGGGTGCTGAAGCTCTATGTCCCGTGGCTGGCGGGGCTGACCGTCCTCGCATCGACGCTCGCGAACTTCGGCGCGGCCGGCGTCCCGGGCTGGTGGGCGACCCTGCTGGTCGTCGTCGCGCTCGCGGCGGCCCTATGGGGGGCCAACGCGCTGGTGATCACATCGCTGTTCGCGTTCCGGGCGAGGGACGTCGCCCGCCTGGCCGCCTACTTCCTGTTCTCCGCGCCCCGCGTCGCGCTCGGCAACGCCTGCCTCCTGGTCGTCGCGGGCGGCGTCACGCTGGTCGCCACCGAGGCCGCGCTGACGCTGCTGGGCTCGGTGTTCGCGTCGGCGCTGCTGCTGAACAGCCGGCCGTTGATCGCCGAGGTCACGGAGAAGTTCACCGTGCAGGGCGACTCCCCGGAGGGGCCTCGTGACGATTCCTGATTCCGTCCACCCCGCGTGGCTGCCGCCCGAGGCGTTCCGGGCCGTCGGCTCCCGCCGCACACTCGTGCTCGGCGACGGGCTCCTCGCCGAGACCGTGCACGACGAGGTGGCGCGGGCATGCGCGCGGTACGGCGGACGCGTGCGCCGCGCCGAGGACGGGCCGTACGACCTCGTGCTCGCGCTCATGGCGGCGCAGCCGCTGCCGGAGGCGGCGGCCGCGGTCCACCCCGACGCGGAGATCGGCGACGAGGGGTACGTGCTCGCCCGCCGGGACGGCGTCACCGTGGTGCTCGCCGACGGGACCGCCGGGCTGCTCTACGGCCTGTTCCACGTCGTGCGGCTCGGCGAGCGGGCGTTCGCCGGCGAGCGGCCCGCCGAGCACCACCGGCCGGCGACGCGGCGGCGCATGCTCGATCACTGGGACAACGTCGACGTGCACCCCGTGATGGGCCAGGTCGAGCGCGGCTACGCGGGCGGGTCGATCTTCTGGCGCGACGGCGCCCCGCGCGGCGACCTGGCCCGGGTGCGGGCCTACGCGCGGCTGCTGGCCGCGTGCGGCGTGAACGCGATCTCCGTGAACAACGTCAACGTGCACGCCACCGAGGCCCGCCTGCTGACCGACCGGCTCGGTGACGTCGCCGCGATCGCGGACGTGCTCCGGCCGTACGGGATCAGGGTCCACCTGTCGGTGAGCTTCGCCTCGCCCGTCGTCCTCGGCGGGCTGCCGACCGCCGACCCGCTGGACGAGGACGTGCGCACGTGGTGGACGGGGGTCACCGAGCGGGTCTATGAGGCGATTCCCGACTTCGGCGGATACGTGGTGAAGGCCGACTCGGAGGGACAGCCCGGCCCGTTCGCGTACGGGCGCGACCACGCCGACGGCGCGAACCTGCTGGCCGAGGCGCTGGCGCCGTACGACGGGGTCGTGCACTGGCGGGCCTTCGTCTACAACCACCGCCAGGACTGGCGCGACCGGTCCACCGACCGGGCCCGCGCCGCGTACGACCACTTCGCCCCGCTCGACGGGCGGTTCCGCGGCAACGTGGTCCTGCAGGTGAAGCACGGCCCGATCGACTTCCAGCCGCGCGAGCCGGTGTCGCCGGTGATCGCGGCCATGCCCGCCACCCGCCTCGCCGTGGAACTCCAGGTGACGCAGGAGTACACCGGCCAGCAGCGGCACGTCTGCTACCTCGCCCCCATGTGGCGGGAGGTGCTCGGCTTCCGCCCCTGGGGCCCCGAAGGGGCCGCCGTGGCGGACGTCGTCGGCGGCGGCGACCTCGTGGGGGTCTCCAACGTGGGGGACGACCCCTACTGGACCGGCCACCCGCTCGCCCAGGCCAACCTGTACGCCTTCGGACGGCTCGCCTGGGAGCCGCGGCTGGACCCGGCGGCGATCCTCGACGAGTGGATCGACCTCACCTTCGCGCCCGTGGCGAGCGTGGAGGCCGAGCGGTCGCGGCAGGTGCTGCACGCGGTCATGGACGACTCCTGGCGCACCTACGAGCGGTACACCGCGCCGCTCGGCGTCGGGTTCATGGTCCGCCCCGGCCACCACTACGGGCCCGACGTGGACGGATACGAGTACACCCCCTGGGGCACCTACCACTTCGCCGACCGGGACGGCGTCGGCGTGGACCGCACCCGCGCCACCGGCACCGGCTTCACCGGCCAGTACCCGCCGCCGTGGTCGGAGGTGTACGAGGCGCTCGCCGACTGCCCCGACGAACTGCTGCTTTTCTTCCACCACGTCCCGTACGGGCACGTGCTGCGGAGCGGCTCGACCGTGATCCAGCACATCTACGACACCCACTTCGCGGGCGCCGAGCAGGCGGCCGAGGCCAGGAAGCGCTGGGAGGAGGCCGCCGAACTGTTCGACCCGGCACTGCACGCCCGGGTGAAGGATCTGCTCGACGAGCAGGTCCGCTGCGCGGAGGAGTGGCGCGACCAGGTCAACGCCTACTTCTTCCGCAAGTCGGGCGTCCCCGACGCGCACGGGCGGCGGATCCCATGACGCGGCCCCCATGGATGCCGCAGGCGGCGGCGGTCCCGAGCGCCGACGGGCACTGGGTCCCCACCTGGACGGCGATGCCGCAGGCCGCCGAGCCGGACAACATGCCGCCCGCGCCGTTCACCCGGGACGACGTGGTCCTGTCCGACGCCACCCTGCGGCAGACGATCCGGGTGTCCACGGGCGGGGAGCGGATCCGGCTGCGCGTGTCGAACGCGTTCGGCGGGGCGGCGCTGCCCGTCACGAGGGTCAGCGTCGCGCTGCCGGCCGGCGGGCGGGCCGGGGTGAGCGCGATCCGGCCCGGCACCGCGCGACCGGTGACCTTCCACGGCCGGCCGTCGGTGACGATCCCGGCCGGCGCGCAGGCGGTCTCCGATCCGCTGGACGCCGGGGTCGCGCCCCGGTCCAACCTGACCGTGACCGTCCACCTCGCGGACGGACAGCGCGCGGCGGGCACCACCGCGCATCCGGGCTCGCGGACCACCTCGTACCTCGTGGCGGGCGACCACGCCGACGCCGCGGACCTGCCCGGCGCGACCCCCGTCGACCACTGGTACCTGCTGAGCGCCCTGGAGGTGTGGGCCGCACCGTCGGCCGCGGCGGTGGCGGTGGTGGGCGACTCGCTCAGCGACGGCCGGGGCTCGACCACCAACGGCAACGACCGCTGGCCCGACCGGCTGGCCGACCGCCTGCAGTCGCTGCCCGGCACGTGTGGTGTGGCCGTCGTCAACCAGGCGGCCGGCGGCAACCGGGTGCTGCACGACGGCCTGGGTCCCAACGCGCTGGCCCGGCTGGACCGCGACGTGCTCGCGCACAGCGGGGTGGCGTGGCTGATCCTGTTCGAAGGAGTGAACGACATCGGCACGGCCGAGGCGACCGAGGCTGCGCAGAAGCAGGTGGCCGACGAGCTGATCTTCGCCTACGACCAGATCGTCACGCGGGCGCACGCCCGGGGCATCCGGGTGTACGGCGCGACGCTGACGCCGTTCGGCGGCAACACGCCCTACGACGACCCGGGGGGCTGCCGTGAGGCGGCCCGGCAGGCGGTCAACCAGTGGATCCGCACCGGCGGCCGGTTCGACGCCGTCGTCGACTTCGACCGCGCCGCCCGCGATCCGGCCGACCCCCGGCGGCTGCGCGCGGCCTACGACGTGGGCGACCACCTGCACCTGAACCCGGCGGGATACCAGGCGCTCGCCGACGCCGTGCCCGTCGGGCTGTTCCTGCCCGAGCCGCTGCCCCCGGGCTTCCGGTTCGGCTGACTCCGGCGGAGGGGGCCTCCCCGCGGGTGTTCAGTCGTCGGGCCGCAGGGCCCGGGCGCAGACGGTGAGGCCGTCTCTGAGGGTCTCGCCCGTCGCGTCGTCGACCTTCTCGAGCATGACCGCCTCGATGTCGTCGAGGGAACTGTCGCAGCGCCGGAGCACGGACGTCCCCTCGGCGGTGAGGCGGGCGCACAACATCCGGCCGCCGTCCGGGTGCGGGTCACGGCGGATCAGGCCACGCCGTTCCAGGTCGCGGATGACGAGGTTCATCGCCTGCGGCGTGACGAACGCGATGCGGGCCAGCTCCGCCGACGACAGGCCGTCGCGCGTGCGGAGTTCGCTGAGCGCCATGTACTCCGTCGTGGTGACTCCGTGCCGGGCGAGCGCGTCGTCCAGACGGGCGCGGATGCGGCGCTCCAGGCGGAACACGAGATAGCTCAGGCGTGGCGCGGGGGCGGCGCGACGGGAGCGGCGGGCGGTCACCGGACGACCATACCGTGCGATCGCCCGGATGTAAGTTTCGCGCTTTGGTATCAAGTCACTTGATAGCAAGTACCTTGATTAGCAGTAAAAATGCGAATTTGATCACCGGGCCCTTCACCCGGCTTCTTGACCACCGGTCGCGCCTACTCCTATACCGGCTGGCGTCGGTATTCCGAATAACGAGGAGGAGCGGATGAGGCGATTGCTCGCGGCGCTCGCCGGCGCCTGTGCGGCGGTGGTGTGCGCCGCCGCGGCCCTGGTGTCGGTGCTGGTACCCGCGCACCCCGCCGCCGCGGCCACACTGACCGAGGTGACGAACTTCGGCGCCAACCCCGGCAACCTGCGCATGCACCTTTACGTTCCGAACGGCGTCCAGCAGAATCCGGCGATCGTGCTGGCCATGCACACGTGCGGCGGCTCGGGGCCGGGCTTCTACTCGTCCAC from Microbispora sp. ZYX-F-249 includes the following:
- a CDS encoding SGNH/GDSL hydrolase family protein yields the protein MTRPPWMPQAAAVPSADGHWVPTWTAMPQAAEPDNMPPAPFTRDDVVLSDATLRQTIRVSTGGERIRLRVSNAFGGAALPVTRVSVALPAGGRAGVSAIRPGTARPVTFHGRPSVTIPAGAQAVSDPLDAGVAPRSNLTVTVHLADGQRAAGTTAHPGSRTTSYLVAGDHADAADLPGATPVDHWYLLSALEVWAAPSAAAVAVVGDSLSDGRGSTTNGNDRWPDRLADRLQSLPGTCGVAVVNQAAGGNRVLHDGLGPNALARLDRDVLAHSGVAWLILFEGVNDIGTAEATEAAQKQVADELIFAYDQIVTRAHARGIRVYGATLTPFGGNTPYDDPGGCREAARQAVNQWIRTGGRFDAVVDFDRAARDPADPRRLRAAYDVGDHLHLNPAGYQALADAVPVGLFLPEPLPPGFRFG
- a CDS encoding alpha-glucuronidase, translating into MTIPDSVHPAWLPPEAFRAVGSRRTLVLGDGLLAETVHDEVARACARYGGRVRRAEDGPYDLVLALMAAQPLPEAAAAVHPDAEIGDEGYVLARRDGVTVVLADGTAGLLYGLFHVVRLGERAFAGERPAEHHRPATRRRMLDHWDNVDVHPVMGQVERGYAGGSIFWRDGAPRGDLARVRAYARLLAACGVNAISVNNVNVHATEARLLTDRLGDVAAIADVLRPYGIRVHLSVSFASPVVLGGLPTADPLDEDVRTWWTGVTERVYEAIPDFGGYVVKADSEGQPGPFAYGRDHADGANLLAEALAPYDGVVHWRAFVYNHRQDWRDRSTDRARAAYDHFAPLDGRFRGNVVLQVKHGPIDFQPREPVSPVIAAMPATRLAVELQVTQEYTGQQRHVCYLAPMWREVLGFRPWGPEGAAVADVVGGGDLVGVSNVGDDPYWTGHPLAQANLYAFGRLAWEPRLDPAAILDEWIDLTFAPVASVEAERSRQVLHAVMDDSWRTYERYTAPLGVGFMVRPGHHYGPDVDGYEYTPWGTYHFADRDGVGVDRTRATGTGFTGQYPPPWSEVYEALADCPDELLLFFHHVPYGHVLRSGSTVIQHIYDTHFAGAEQAAEARKRWEEAAELFDPALHARVKDLLDEQVRCAEEWRDQVNAYFFRKSGVPDAHGRRIP
- a CDS encoding MarR family winged helix-turn-helix transcriptional regulator, yielding MTARRSRRAAPAPRLSYLVFRLERRIRARLDDALARHGVTTTEYMALSELRTRDGLSSAELARIAFVTPQAMNLVIRDLERRGLIRRDPHPDGGRMLCARLTAEGTSVLRRCDSSLDDIEAVMLEKVDDATGETLRDGLTVCARALRPDD